tgtcagataaattCCTGATTGGATATTAGAGAGTTTATCCGTAACCGGGGTTGGCCATAAGTTATCTATCACACTGTCGGTGACACGTGTCATATATGTATTATAGATCCCTACATTTCGCCTCAAGGCCGTTGTTTTgacaatgtattttattttgaagaccTAAACCAACAAGAGTTGCCCGaacagttttttaataaaaaacctttGTGATTTTGGGGCTCTTTGATGGCTCAATTGCTGTCGAGTTATTTTGAAGGACTCACTTCACAAttgtttcaacatttttttttcgaaaattaaaTCGTTAAAGAATTTTTTGAGTGTCACCAGTCCTTTGGTAAAATGGTCTAAGTACTATGAGTTTGCTACGCATTAATATATACCTATTACAACTACGCTTTGACCAAATATATCGATACTATTCGATATTTCCGAACACAAAGCTATGTTCAGACGTCATGTTTACAAATAATCTTTGAATCATAATAACGAAGCGtcgaatttatttcattaattaatataatattggcagtttagaaataataacagttattttatattattatgcatTTTACCGCCACAAGAATACTTTATTGATCGCCGGAAAGCGACTATGCCTAATACAGATAAAGTAAGACTGCGCTTTGAAAGCCACGTTTAAAACGTCGAATacattttgttatattgtttcTGATAGTTAGGCTCACTGTTCACACTTCCAGTAACAAAAAAGAGGCCATGTAGCTTTGTATGTAACTCAAGAAATCAAAGCCGACTtacggaaaaaaaaaatattactcggTAAAAAAGAAAGTCCCAAAGTCTATGTTATGTAATATATTGATTCTGAGCCTAACAATCATAAtccaatacataaaataattaaatagtgcGAACCACAAAATACCGACACCGTAGCGAGCTGACGACTTCTCGTACTGATACAATGTATAATTACATACTGGTTAACTATTCAACTTTGGTTAACCGACTACGGACAACGAAGAACATGGAACGTAACCATCAATATCCTCTTAATTAGAGCTGGGCTGCGATACCTCAGCTTGCGAGTTCTGTTTTTCGcatttttgataatataaaataaaaatcttaacgtTATCCTTAAAGTTAGAACATTGAACCGAATTCTTAGGAAATATTCGTGTTAACGAAGCAGAATAAGATAAACGTATCGATGATGTAATGTACTTGGTAGATGTCGGCCGGGAGTGTAGCCCGACCTCCCCGCAGCGGCCGTGGTCGCTCCGCTCATCTACGCATCTTCGTTGAGTTTCTTGAATAATAATGTCTCCTCAAAGATGTACTTCTTCAGCGTCTCTTTGGGAAGGTCATCGAGCTCCATAGCGAAACGGAACGGCTCCTCTGCCACGGGCTGTAATAAAACTCTTATTTGAACACGGAACCCTTTTGCAGAAAAATCGGGCATCTATGAAAATCTTTGTTTAAGGACTTTATGTACGTTATTGAGAGCTCTCATAGGTGCCAGCGTTTTTGCAATAGAGTGTAAGTCGCACACGACAATTCTTACACTGTTTTCCTTCAATATGTTGCCTGATTCCTGGAATTATTGGTCCTGCCCATGTAATAAACCGTTGTCTTAATCCGGGTCACGGTCCACTAATTTATCCTTGGGAAACTTTTATGAAGGACGGAAAAGTACATGGACACAATTATGTTTTCGGGTACAACATACACTCGTGGTAGGATAgtggtacttattattttttatgatcacAACAGATTAGATAATCCATTACGCTTGGAattatgaaaaaagtaattacttaGTACAGATTTCCTGTCGTTCCAAATATtacataaacttttttttttgcaaataaaatcgAGCGTTCGCGTTCGAGGAACGATTTCATATCGTACTCTAAATCAAATTATGTCCTCCTTGGAAAAAAGTATATCGACGTTTAGTCTAATGAATGTTGGTTTCTTTTTGGAAACTGCTGATATTACTAAACTTAGTAATACTGGTAAAGGGTCGACCTGACTTGTGAACTGGTAAAGGTTGCATATACTATGTCTTTATCATCCTATAGGAGGTACTGGTACATAGAAAACACACATATAGTggcggcggaagagtggggattgctttgcgcactgtacacataaggcaataaaccaataaatcgcttctgcgcaggtgaaggtcagggctcaatatccctgccgatgattatccctacacaaaaaacaattaagGGCAAATAAGGGGCATATACATATTCCACTTACCTCATCATTAGGGTCATAGTACTGTTCAAGGTATGGGTGAGCGAGCGCCTCTTCGACAGTAATGCGCTTATGAGGGTTGAAGGTCAGCATGCGGTGCAGCAAGTCCAGGGCGCGAGCGTCCGCCCCGGGGAACAGTTCCGCCCACGGCACCCGCGGCTTGTACGGCAAGGATTCCAGGTACCCACGAGCCTGTGGTAACGTCACTAGCTTATTTCTTTACCAATACTTATTGCACTAATATTACAGACATCGTCTCACTTAGATTATAAACATTGCCGACCACTGCTTCTGCActtgctgaacataggcctccctaACAACagtctcaacccagttacccgggcaacccaatacctcttggatAGTCTGGTATCagactggcttttgactacccgtaacgactgccaaggatgttcaatgacagccgggacctacagttaaacgtgccatccgaaacacagtcattggtgtctaaggtatacttaacctaatattacattaatgtaaataaattttggAAAAAAGATCCGTATttgttttttcacaaaaaacctATTGGAGTCAAAATTACAAAGTTACATTTTCTCTGTGTCCTATAATAACACTAAAAGCCTATAATAACCTAAAGgacctataataataataacaaaagtataGTAGAGTTTACATTTGAGATTATTTCCACCCCAAATAACCCTTATAAGTCGAAaatgaacggtttttgagacaTCAAGTTTATAAGAGTGCTAAGTCACACTGTATATTAAGGTCACGAAGGCCTAGGTTACACTAAAGCGGAGCGGAGCGACAAAGTTTAACtaaccaatagaatttctcgGCTTAGAGCCTATGCATAATATGCATACCACAGCTACGGCAGGCTTTTATCCTACAAAGCGGTTTATTGTCATTTGTTTCGCAACATACGTCGACGTAAAAATCGTTGTCTGCATAGGCCAGGGATGGCGAACCTTTATTGACTTGCGtgccaaatcaaataaaaaacataactacAAATTATAGAGGCCTTTATGACAAAAAGTTAATATGAAAAGGTAAAAGATTATGAAGAATAGACTTGTCTTTGATTCgaaaattttcttcaaaaattataacattagcGCTCAGATATCTTAATAAAATAGGCTCTGTTCGGGATATGGGAAATAGTTCCCATGTGATCTGATTGAATGCACGAGTACGTGGTTATGGTGCATAATTTCAATTGAAAACTTGCAAAATAATGGTGTGCCCAAATTATTTAGCTGCGTGCCACCACGGGCACGCGCCGGTGCCCCTCTAAATCTATTGGTTCGCCATCCCTGGCATAGGCCTTTAGGGATATCACAGAGTAGGCGGAGACGAAATATTTGAATTACGAAATTCTATTGCTTGTTTTTTAATCCAATCAGGGCCTTAGGACTTTTGCCAACGTACCTTCTCATTGATAATACAGTCGAGATCCTCCTGGCTGGGCGAGCCGAGTACTCCGAGGATATGGTTGAGCTGGTCAAGGTAGTGTTTCCCCGGGAAGATGGGCCGGTTGCTCAACATCTCCGCCAGGATGCAACCCACAGACCAAATGTCTATCGATTTGGTGTAACCCTACGACAAAACAAAGAATTTAAAGAAGGGAAAGGATATTTgtttatacttaggtatattgtaaAGTTGAGGAGCTTTTTTGCTCGAACGTGTAAAATCTCTAAAATACTggttcatttataaaattattttagtgttagatagcccatttttatcgaagaaggctatagaGGTAGGTtacttttatccgagtgcgcgaAGTAgtacccacgggacgcgagtgaaccCGTAAACAAacgcaataaaacagtaattcCTCGTATGGCAGTAATGTTATGTGTACATTAGGCACGTATTGTAATAACAGTAAAAGGGTTGTGAGTAAGCGAAGTGGGGGTTGCAATCCTTCACGACTCGAACCCGCATTCCCGTGGGCACCGCACTATTTTCTGCTTTAGAGGTTTATAAAATTCCGTCAAATACACTATACACATACAATCTTTCACTGTCAAGAATAAGCTACATACACAAActatattcatacatatattgaTCAAAATCTTTAATGTTGtgtgtatttgttattttcttactCTATGGATAAAGATCATGGCACACATGAACGGAACGGCACGACGCAACTGTTGTTAGGTAGTTGCAAGCTCGCTGTCACGATTTAAGGGTCCAATTTAAATGACAAGTTAATCGTTGGGTTGGAGCTGCGCCGTTCTCGTGTGCCCTGACCTTTAGAGGGGCACAGCAGACGGTACAGTTAGTCCCCCAAGACGAGGTGACTCAGGTGAAACCAAGGGGTAAaagtaagcaataaataaaatagtagaaTATACAAACCTTAGAGTTAAGCATAATCTCCGGCGCCCTGTACCACCGCGTGGCCACATACTCGGTGAGGAAGCCCGTGTGATCGTGATCTGGGTCTGCCACCCGCGCCAAACCGAAGTCACAAATCTGTTCACAAATTACATCGTCAGTATACAAATCtcattttacaatataaatttaaaaattaaagttagcagtagatatattaattgtataatTCAAATTACAAGTACTCTTTCGTTTTCGGGAGGAGGGTAAAgacttaggcccaagttcactgacaacttaaacgtccgtttttctaaAACAACGGTTTAATTTGATAATTAAACCTGAATTTTATTAGTAACAAACAGAACTTGTTTTTAGAATACAAACGTAACGTAACGTTGGGGCCGGAAAAGGCGATGTCCTTAAGTTATTTACCACCACTGAGCTTAAACTGCCGACGCTATTCAGAATCGCTCTAGGGCACATAATACAATCAACAATAAACGAtgcaatttgtaaatattataccaACGTATTAAATACTCTTGCTTATAAACAAAGCATAACACCAGATCTAAGAATCAATAGATGAATTGATTAATCTAACAATAACCCAAACTCAAGTGATGCGGGCTACTTAGAAATCCCACATGGTTTTTGTTACAGAATATTAAGTACTCTTTCATCGATGCACGAAAACGACACACAAACTGGAATcatttatcctactaatatcctaccatcctactaaaattataaatgtgaaagtttgtgagaagtATGgaagtatgtttgttattctttcacgcaaaaacagctggaccgatttggtatgtagataggtgataccctggattaacacataggttactttttatcaacacaccacgcgggtgaagccacgagcggaagctagtaaataataagtaaataacgtTTGTTTTAGGGTACGTTTACATCAATCTCACAAAGAAAACAGAATTGTTTCCCCctcaaattatttatatgtaaacagATACAGCGAATTCTGTCGTTGTTCTGTCAAAAAGAAAttgatatgtaggtatagaaTGAACATTCGCTCTTTTCATCTAAACAAAcccttaaattaattaaacaattctCTTGTAGATATAGTATGTACATGAATGTATAATGTTACCTTCAAATCACACGTTGTGTTAAGTAGCAAGTTAGAGGGCTTTAGATCTCTGTGAAGTACATTTGCCGAGTGTATGTACTTCAGCCCGCGGAGGATTTGGTACAGGAAATAACAGATGTGATCGTTGCTTAGTTTCTGGAAGAAACCATATCATCAAAACACACAAATTATTACAACTCTACACTAGTTAATTGGTATTTTGAACAGCAAAAGCAACTATTCCAAAGGCTACTTTCGTCGTAAAGCAtttctttatttcattatttttacctGTGTCTTTAACAATTTGTATAAGTCCGTCTCCATCAAACATTGCACAATATAGACATCCTTCATGGAGTCTATCGTCTCAGCCCTTAAAATGTCTCTAATATCAAttatctgaaacaaaacaatcaatattattttccaaataaattgaaataaaacatactaAGAAAATATATACACAATCAAAGAACAGTAAAATTGCCTGGtgaatatttcattatataAACTCGAGCTTTGATTATATAGACgggcaaaagaaaataaaatgcgcGGTCTTTTCCCAACATTTTTCCCGccatttattacattaaattcCTTCGTCTCGTCTCGGTGTACCAAACAACCGACACTAATTGAACAAATGGACTGTGCAGGAAAATTCccagttaaaataaattatataataataacaagtacTATAAAGAGCTTACGTTTTCATGCTTAAATCgagttaagatttttatttctcttAGTGTCCTCTGGCAGTAAGTCTGGTGCTCAAACGGAGATATTTTCTTGATGGCAACTTTAGTTTTCTTTATGTTGTCGTGCGCGGATCTGTGGACAATCATATCTGTAAAGCCTTTTGTTAGATGCAACACTTTGAGCTTTTCAATTTGAAAGGCCCTCCGCCCTGGTGTATTTTAGAGTAACATCTAGAAAtataggaataaataaatataaacatcaGAATTTAATTGCTAAGCCATAACTTTGAAATCTATGAGGAtagaaaaatctatttttggGAAGATATATAAAGGTAAATAGTAGGTTAACTGAGTATTGAGTAATACTGTACCAAAAACAATGAAGTGCTACCTTTTCAAAGAAGGCcaatttaacataatatttaattctgcaaaataatgcaaattatGTTGGTTGTTGGAATGGAATTACATAATTGAATATTCATGTAAAAGAAAAGTACTTAACTATGTATACGTttgatgttaattaaaatgaactTAATAAAGCCTATTATAACACACGCCATGTTTGTCTCTAGTGACACTAAGCTGCGGTCTAGTATTATGAAAGCTACGGAATACTTCATTATTGTGGTCTGACTGTGTTGCCACAACGCGACATCAAGGTTCTACATTAATCATGACATTACCTATCGTGTGTGGTTCAGGCCGTTCTAAAATTCACTACATCGATAGATATGCTTAATTATGTATCGAAAACCTGTATATTTGGTGAATTCTTCGTGAAATCTGGTTCTAATGAATGTGGGTGTATATTGTGgtcgaccaaagaaacgatggttGGATTGAGTGAAAGTTGATTTAGTAAGAACGTTAGATAagtacttgtgagatgacggcacaTGGGgaaatatggaagaagaaaatatactgtgccgaccccaaataaaattgggataaggacaggaTGATGATCTTAAAAGTTTTGGTGCGCTACGTCTTTTCTAAAAATCTCATTATGGACcctattaatttcaatttgagCGAACATTTTACTTAAAGATGAGATTATCCTCGTTGTTTGCCATCCCTCGCCTCAGTGCGTTTCATATTTCttaatgacatcataaaaacgTGGCATTTGCTACCGACCTACCATGAACCCCCCTAATGGGCCGTTACTTTACTTTCGTATGCCACACCCCTGAATGGCAGTGTTTCAGCCACGCGATAACGAatttatatgtaattaaattaccACGTCACCAGTCTATATCTTATCATAATATCGATTAGGTTGAGAAAGTACACAAGACATTATTTATATGGAACTTCCACTGTTGAGTCTTGAGTACTTAGTGGAAATTTTGCCATACAACAGCTGCTtggaaaaatatcataataatatcttatcaaaattagacctcatgtatatttttagacaaaaGACTTGCCTACACAAAACAATCTTCGGTAGCTACGAATTTGTTAAGCTTTAGCCAAACAAAAAGTTTAGCCACAATTTCAATAATCCCGGCTCCTAACGCTAACCACAATCTCGGGAAACCGAGTAACGGGTTTACTTTAATGAGTATTTCTCCAACTTTGAAGTAATTCTAAACAATTAAAGCCGCGTACCGGGACACTTATAATGACACCACATTTCAGACCACAGTGTGAGAACTATAAGCTGTATAGGGCGAGTAATgctgaacataaaataaataaaacgtagaATCAATTTATACAAGAGAATGCAGAGAATttctgttttaataaataaagtttatagttATTTACGTTAATAGAACTACACACAGCTGTTCTGGAAGCATATTTTCCCATTTCTATTTAAAGCTAAATAAACTGGTTACGCTTgtataataattgaattaacCACAATGTATCATGAATTTAGCGGTAATTAATGAATATTGTGGCTACAATCTTGTAGGACGCTAAACCCACATCAGACCCTTGTCGAGCACCAGTTGGCTAACCAGCCCAATGGAACCTGGTAGCGTCGTCCCGAAATATTTCGACGACATAATTTAATACTACTTGATGAATTCATATTTGTTTACATAAGCCTTCTGCGTAATTCGAATAAGGGTAGATTTTTCAATACCTGTATACATGTACCTattgaagaatatgtttgatgttTTAGGCAGCTTttctatagaaaatatgtcaaatcgCTATATACATTCCTCAAAAAACGGCTATAAAAGTTGTAGGTATacgttatttaaaaaacatgagAATATATTTCATTAATCCTTTTATGTTTCAAAGTAATTACTGCTAGCCCAGAGTGTTAAAAAAgaagcaaaaaaattaaaactcttCCGCGCTAATGCATAGTATGAGCCGTATGCACTAATGCGGTTTGAGGGAAATGGATAGTGTTTTTGCCTTAGCTTTATGTACGTTAGACCAACACAAAAATGGAAAATAAGCTCTTGAAtattcctgtatttttttatacctagaCACTTCAaaatatggtattaaatcgCCACTGAAAATAGACGACCTTACTTTACTTAAAAATTTCACTACTGGCGATATGTCACAAAAACCGATACACCCTCGATTTGAATAAATACCTTCTCATAAAGCGGATACAAGAATCCCTTTAAAAATATCCTGGGTCCTGCTACATTTAAGGTATcaagttttataacattttccaaCTATGCAATGTACAATGGTATACGAAGTAGGTAATCCTTTGAAACagtataaacattttatacttattttccATCACCCTTGGAAAACATACAGAATAAAACACTTTATGTCGTTCATGTTATACATTTTCCCTGCTGAGACATTGCTCTAGAAATGGCTCTATAATACACGTAGAAGCTACTATATCTCactatatgtatttttacttcGAGTCAGCAGGAACGCTGTTAAACATGCTGAAGTGACATAAGTAATTTCCTAGGTTCATTAGTTACAGCTAGACTGGAACATCTGCATTCCAACTAGCAGACTAGACAAACAAAAGGATGAATCAGCGAACATCAATATACATAAACAATAGCCTATAGACTATAGAAGTATAGACAGTCGCGGTCGAAGCACGTAACTGACATCCGTAACGCAGGCGCGTAACAGGAAAATTTAATAGCTCCTCGTACCAAAGATATTCGATAATGATTTAACAGCTAAACGAGGCGCACTTTACCTGAATATGTAAACCATATTACGATGTAAAACCATTTTCGTTATCATTTTTACATGTAACAATAAGAAATTCGCCGAGCCTATTAATCATTCATAATTTCTGATTACGCTTTCTTTAAGATAGGAAACGGCAGAAAACCATCATTCAATTCATTAGCGTGACCCCGCCCGGAGAAGTTCACAAGTAATATCTGTAATTTGTTAATGCGATCTTAGAAGTTTAGCTTTGGCTCGTTTGTTTCCTTAAAATAAAGCAACCACCTTAAGTTTGtgattttaagtaaattactaCCAGGCAACAGTTACTACACTTCATTCTGTGTCactgccaaaaaaaagttacattgaTGATTCGATAACCAAATTCCTAGTAAACAATCAAAATAGCAATAGTAGTGTCATGGTTCTACAATCAAGAGTGAGTCATTTTTACGGTCAAACGCACGACGCGACTTCCGTACACGGTGAGCACCGGTCCCTAAATATTGTGAGCGTCGAGTGCGCCCACGCACCAATAGTTACCAAACACGACCTCGTTATAAAAACAAGCATCGCTATCTAAAATTCCGTTAAATTGGCTGGCGCGGGAATTAGTCAAATGACACTCGTTTCGCAGCCGCGCCTGGATTCCAGCCATCAATTCtacgcaaaaacaaaagatagtccTCACATAATACCTTTTATAGGCTTAATACCCAGCCATCAGCGTCCAAATGACGCACGTTAACCCTAATAGCAAGGTGGACGCTATTTAGCGCTGTTTAATTTAAGCTAATTGTAACAAAGTAAAAAAGTTTAACGATCTCGTCCATTCTAATTCCATAAAGGGTACATTAATGCGAGTGATGCAAGTCAGTTGTTACACTCGTAATGGGTCTTCAACTTACAGTAATGGATTCTAGTGAAATGAGGTAAACCACTCTCTAATCTATATTAACACTCAATTCATATTTTCCTAGCTAAGATCTCATCTTATGGAAGATCTTTCTACATCATTTGCATAACGACATCGTATCGTAGACAAAGTTATTATGAATGTGGAAGATCTGTTAATCAAATATCTGACTAAGTACttagagaaaatatttattctagagAGAGAATGGATGTAAGAGAAATTCAGTCTAATTGGATGGTGCCGATTTATTACTCTCTGTGGTCTGAGCAAATACTTGAGCAATTCCCAGAACGTCGAAACAAACTTTGCTCTTTTAATGTTGTCGCCCACCTTTTGATAGGTTTCGACTGAAAAACAAACTTGTGACATAAACTTACATTACTTTTCTTTCAAAGTTTGTCCATGTTTTGGGGAACGGTAATTGAGTTAGGTGCACTTTTTAAAGACGAAATGCTTATTTAATGTTCTCCGTCAAGCTTGTTTGCGCGAGTATCCTATTACCTAAGTTTGATGTTCATACAATGTAATTTatcatgtaggtaagtattaaatAGTCATAGCTGCAATCCCTGATTAATGAAACACCCATTTAATGCAATGGCTATTCACTGATAACTACCTAATCAATGTAGCGAGCTATCCTGTCATTTATTATAAgctttcaaaataacaaatacattcaggtttacaaaaaataaggaaaattcgCGTACTAAATTAAGGATTTCGCTCGATCTTTGTTGTATTTTGATCTCGTTAGTCAAATAAATTGAATGGTTGCATTTTGGCACGTTTCCCGTGTCACTGAGCCCACATTAGTGATTACACGACGCTGCTCGTGTCGCTGGCGACTTCACAGAGCCTAGCGCAGTTCCTCATAATGCTAAACGAGCCATGaagtcttttaattaatttgtcacTCCGTTAGCTACGATGCCGTACGTTTTAAGCGAATAACACACGTAGACGGGCGCTACCGGCTCAgcaaagttttttaatttaaaaataatccgtATAATCCCACTTCCTATTAGACTTAGTAATGGCTACACTGAATGTTTTTGTGATTATGTCAATCTCGGATGTAATTAGGATTGATTTAAACGCTTAAGTAAGGAAGCTAGTCAGAAATTTAGTATTGCTTCTCTGTCTCACTTAATTATGTCGTTTCTATAGACGCCATACGCCATATCATGCTATCATCGCAAACAATAGAATTCGCTCATTTGAAGATGACTGTTGTGGTGAATGAGTGAGCAGCAAACGTGACCGGAATTAACCCAACGTTGAAACCACAATAGAAGCATGAGGAACCCGATTAAGATTTTGAATACCCCtaaactaagtacctatactAGTTACGGACTGACTTGGCTGTGTCTGAGAACTCATTAAACATTTCTTGTCTTGAAACTTGGGTAATGAACGTATCTAACCGATTGTTTTGTTGGATAATTCTACGGTAGCGTTCTATAGCAATTTGGGCAGTCTTTAAGCAATAAGGGTTGAAGAAAAATTCTTTAGTGCTGACTAAAAAAATTCTGGGACATTTTTAGCTAAATAGATTTGTCCTTTACTTAATGTTATGTTTGCGGTCTCGCAAATCTTGGGTTTTATAATCAGTTCAAGAAACAAACATGTCACAAACCATGTCTAGAGTAGCGCGTTGTTATAAACTTTAGCCACAACAAgaatgtaatttaaaagtaattgaGTGGATACTCTACTTGTTTTTAAGTTGTTAGGTACTCAAGACTTTCTCCTAAGTCGGGCTtagggattgttcaaaagagttaccgcggcgctgatGCATatagggcttaagaaggaacatggtgtgTTTAAATCAGTAAGAGCCTGGCCGCTGCACCCACAGAGGTTCTTAattataggtacaaaataaatgatcaaTAAAAACTTCATGATTTATTCCACGCAGTTCCATGTCCCAATCAATTTCATCAATATCTGTATCAATGAAACTATAGTACCTAagacttacaaaaaaaatttggCTTGCGTAGGCGTATGTTagttaatgtaatatttaattaaacaagagTGTAAATGGGGGATGGTGACTGTTTGCTTGAAGCAGGTCTTGATTAGGTTTGTATACAAAATTAGTGTAGGACATTAGGAGGTCCAAGGTTCCTCCATTTAGATTAGTTAGATGATTATATTGACAAACATCATAAACCCTTCAATAAAGAATGCGCCTTCACCATTCCACTTAAACGAAGCAGTAACTACATGAAAATCTGTTCAATATTTTTCGGGTTTATCGCGAACAGAGAGACAAATGCCGTGGAACACTTGAAGTGATAAAGAGTTACAATTCTACTGaactatactccattcaaaataacattagacatttaagtaaaccttttttactgtttgttcaaccgattttgacttctattccgtagacaaaagaacggaattgaaagcaaaatagtggttacaataccaagtatttactgcagccgccattaatcatactactaacgcaatagaagtcaaaatcggttgaacaaacagtaaaaaagttttacttaaaggacaatgctcatgaagtatgagaaaaaaacccaggcccggcgcaaaagaaatgtaactcaaaatataggtaaaaataagtaattaaatattacatagggggcattatcgaaatcagtggctatatgtgtgaaattgctattcgaattttaacatctgcgctACATTGCTACtcgagattttagaggtaacataatgtattagtaaaaggaacagcaaacagatacagttgtggtttaagagtgtacataatgacatgtttatggcaacttctccactattttacctacttttacaagataataggatgatagaactaaaacacgacatgaatgtacttttcattttaataatggtagtgtgtatgtttaaataaataaataaataataacgcttaaaagtcatcgattctttatttctaacacgacatgatccaaaaatgttgcgggatgcgcgaactgttcctcatgtctagcccaccctaagtaatatTAAAACGCTCATGTCCTCCTCTAATGAATACAGGAGCAGTTATATCCTGATATGCCATTCCTGCCATTTTCCCTTTTATAAAGAATGTAGGAATAAA
This window of the Helicoverpa armigera isolate CAAS_96S chromosome 9, ASM3070526v1, whole genome shotgun sequence genome carries:
- the LOC110369684 gene encoding mitogen-activated protein kinase 1, whose translation is MAEAAGAASSNPNAEIIRGQVFEVGPRYTNLQYIGEGAYGMVVSAHDNIKKTKVAIKKISPFEHQTYCQRTLREIKILTRFKHENIIDIRDILRAETIDSMKDVYIVQCLMETDLYKLLKTQKLSNDHICYFLYQILRGLKYIHSANVLHRDLKPSNLLLNTTCDLKICDFGLARVADPDHDHTGFLTEYVATRWYRAPEIMLNSKGYTKSIDIWSVGCILAEMLSNRPIFPGKHYLDQLNHILGVLGSPSQEDLDCIINEKARGYLESLPYKPRVPWAELFPGADARALDLLHRMLTFNPHKRITVEEALAHPYLEQYYDPNDEPVAEEPFRFAMELDDLPKETLKKYIFEETLLFKKLNEDA